The nucleotide sequence GCGGACGGGCCCAGCCGTCAAATTTCAGCCGCCGGGCGATTCCCTCACCACTGGCTCAGCGCCGCGCACCCCCCTCGACAGTACGACACTGCCGCTACATGATTGGTCGCAACCATCACTGCAACACGCATCGCCCCCAAAGCCGTACTGAGGCGGCAGCCACGCGCGATTGTCGCCGATAAACAGAAAAACGCCCGGCGCATAGGCCCGCAGCTTAGGCCTGCGCACAGGCCCGGAGCACAGGCATGGAGCATAGACCTGGGGCGTTGCAGCGTCCGTGTTTGCGCACGCCGCAAAAAACCCCGCCGGAGCAGGGGTTCGACTCCTGAGAGTCTGCTTCCCTGCCCCGGCGGGGCAAAGTCATATCAAGGCAAGCTAAAGCTTATTTGAAAGCCTTTTCAAAGTTGGGCACAACCTGCTTTTTGCGGCTCATGACGCCGGGCAGCCACACGGACTTGCCTTTGGGCTTCACGCCAAAAGCCTTTTCCACCACGGAAGGATCGTCGGAAACGATCAGCATTTCAGAGCCTTCCTTCATGATGTCGGTAAGCAGCAGGAACACGCTGTGACGGCCTTCGCCCTTCACGCGGGCGATTTCGGCCTGCAGGCCAGCCTTGACGGGTTCCAGAATGGAAAGGTCGACCACTTCCAGCTGGCCGATGCCAACCTTCTTGCCGCCCATGTCAAAGTCCTTGTAGTCGCGGAAGACCAGGTCCTTCATGGAGGTGCCTTCAACGGCGCTCTTGACCTTGAACATTTCCATGCCCAGAGTCATCACGTCGCTCACGCCGGCGATTTTGGCCAGTTCTTCAACGGCCTTCTTGTCGGCGGGGGTGCAGGTGGGCGACTTGAAGATAACGGTGTCGGAGAGAATGGCGCACAGCATGCCGCCAGCGATGCCCTTGGGAATTTCCACGCCGTAGAAGTCAAACATGTTCTTCAGCACGGTGCAGGTGCAGCCCACGGGCCAGATCCAGGCTTCGAGGGGCGCGGAGGTGGTCACATCACCAAGCTTGTGATGATCAGCGATGCCGAGCACACAGGCGGAGTCCATTCCCTTGGGGGCCTGAGCCAGATCGGAATAGTCCACCAGGTACAGATTCTTGCCAGCCACGTCGGCAACAACCTGAGGAGCGGTAAGACCGAACTTCTTGAGCACGAATTCGGTTTCAGGAGTGGGCGCGCCCTGAGCGGCAGGGGTAACGTCCAAACCGCGCTTGCTGTACAGGTCGGCGGCGGCAATGGCAGAAATGATGCTGTCGGTATCGGGATTCATGTGACCAATAACTAATGCGGACATGACAGTCTCTCCTTCCGGGATTGTTCGGGTATGCGGTTCAGTGCGACCGCTTTGTTCTCTTTAGCACAAAGTCATGCTCATGCCAAGGTCTTCTCGCAAAAAAACCCGACACAGATAATCTATCGTTTGGATATGGATATGTAACATTATAAAATTAAATAATATTTTTTAGGTCGTGAATTATTTATTTTTTCGATGCTTTAGGATGGGCCTTGTCGTAGACCTCCATCAGGTGCTCAAGACTCACCTGCGTATAGCGCTGGGTAGTGGTCAGCCTGCTGTGCCCAAGCAGCTCCTGCACGCTGCGCAGGTCGGCACCGGCTGCGAGCAGGTGCGTGGCAAACGAATGCCGCAGGCTGTGCGGCGACACCGTAAAATCAAGCCCGGCCCTGCGGCAAAGGCGTTCGATGATGCGCGCCGCCTCCCTGCGGTTGAGGCGCGAGCCGCGCGAGCCCACAAACAGCGCCTGTTCGTCGGCCAGGGCCATGAGCGGGCGCTCGTCAAGCCAGCTCTTGAGGCTGTCGCAAGAGGTGTCTGAAAGCGGGGCAAGCCGCTGGCGCGACCCCTTGCCCATGACCCGCAGCACGCGCGACGAAAGCTGCACGTCATCCACATCAAGGCCCAGCGCCTCCGAAATACGCAAGCCCGAGCCGTACAGCAGCTCGGCCAGCGCCAGATCGCGGCAAAGAAGCCGCTCTGCTTCGGCGCTGTCGGGCATGGCCCGTCCCTGCCCGGTGTTGCTCGCGGCGCTGTGCCCGGCATCAAGCAGGGCAAAGGTTTCGTCCACGTTGAGGGCGCGCGGATGGCGCTTTTCCTGCCGTGGATTACGCACCTGCGCTGCAACGTTTTCCGTCACCCCGCCGCTACGCTGCTGAAAACGAAAATACGACCGCGCTGCCGCCAGCTTGCGGGCCATGGAGCTTTTGGCCTCGCCCAGGCGAAACAGCCAGGCCAGATACGCCTGAATGTGCCGCTTGGTCACGCCCTGCGGCCTGCCCAGATCAGCCTGCTGCCCGCGCAAAAATTCCGCCAGTTGCCCAAGATCGCTGCCGTAGGCCTTGAGCGTGGCCTGCGATGCGCCCTTTTGCACTTCCATCCAGGTCAGGAATGCGTCAATGAACAGTTGTGCGCGGTCCGGGCCGGGCTTGCCCTGCCCGGCATTTTTACTTTCTGCGGATTTACCCGCCGCCCCGGCGGTAGCCTGCGCGGAGGCCATAGCTGTCGATTGGCCTGCAGCCAGATCGACCGATTGACCAGCGGCTGCCTTGCGGCCTCGCCCCGCATTTTTGGGTGCGCCTTGCCCGCCGCTCATGGCATGGCCTCATAGCGCGCTCCGGGCAGACGCCGCACCTTGCCAAGCATTTCCAGCCCCACCAGGGCGGCGTTGGCCGCCGCAGCGCTGAGCCCGGCGGCATCGGCCAGTACATCGGCATGGGTGGGGCCGTGCTGCAACAGATACTCAAGAAGCCCCGCGTTGCCCCCCGCGTTGACGGCATGCTCCGCAGCGGCGCGCTCCCCTTCATTGAGCGGCGGCGCGCAGGGGGCGTCAGCGGCCTTTTGCCCGGCACTGCCGCAAGCCGCATCTGTCGCTGCAGCCTGATGCGCAGAAGACCCGGACACAGCGTCAGGCGAGGCAGCCAAAGGAGATTTGGACAAAGATTTTGGCGCGGGTTTCGGCGCAGGGGGCGGCGCGGTCTCCGGTGCAGAAACCTCCGCCTG is from Desulfovibrio desulfuricans and encodes:
- a CDS encoding tyrosine recombinase XerC; translated protein: MSGGQGAPKNAGRGRKAAAGQSVDLAAGQSTAMASAQATAGAAGKSAESKNAGQGKPGPDRAQLFIDAFLTWMEVQKGASQATLKAYGSDLGQLAEFLRGQQADLGRPQGVTKRHIQAYLAWLFRLGEAKSSMARKLAAARSYFRFQQRSGGVTENVAAQVRNPRQEKRHPRALNVDETFALLDAGHSAASNTGQGRAMPDSAEAERLLCRDLALAELLYGSGLRISEALGLDVDDVQLSSRVLRVMGKGSRQRLAPLSDTSCDSLKSWLDERPLMALADEQALFVGSRGSRLNRREAARIIERLCRRAGLDFTVSPHSLRHSFATHLLAAGADLRSVQELLGHSRLTTTQRYTQVSLEHLMEVYDKAHPKASKK
- a CDS encoding manganese-dependent inorganic pyrophosphatase, yielding MSALVIGHMNPDTDSIISAIAAADLYSKRGLDVTPAAQGAPTPETEFVLKKFGLTAPQVVADVAGKNLYLVDYSDLAQAPKGMDSACVLGIADHHKLGDVTTSAPLEAWIWPVGCTCTVLKNMFDFYGVEIPKGIAGGMLCAILSDTVIFKSPTCTPADKKAVEELAKIAGVSDVMTLGMEMFKVKSAVEGTSMKDLVFRDYKDFDMGGKKVGIGQLEVVDLSILEPVKAGLQAEIARVKGEGRHSVFLLLTDIMKEGSEMLIVSDDPSVVEKAFGVKPKGKSVWLPGVMSRKKQVVPNFEKAFK